The Mesotoga sp. Brook.08.105.5.1 sequence CTCAGGAAATCGATGTGCCAGTGCCGTTTCTTTCGCTCAACGAGGTGCCTCTTAACTCGTTCTGAAAGAGATTTCATTGCCGATCCAACGTAAAGATAGTATCCCGTTTCCAGAGACCAGGCCTTTCCACGAGAAGAAATCTCTTCCGGCTCCTTCAAAAAAAGTAGAATCAAATAGCTTCCCTTATTTTGATACATGATGTAGATATTATACGACAACAAGTTAGTCAGATAAGGAGATGGCAGCGAACGGAAGAGGAGCATAATATATAATTTACTAGAGGTGATTTGAATGGCTTTTGTTGAAGTGATGAGGGACAGTATCGCAGAGAATGTAAGAAGGATTAGGGAACTGGCTAAGAACAGTGGGGTAGAAATTGCCGGAGTGACTAAGGTCGTGTGCGGCGATCCCAGCATAGTAGATGTACTGTTGAAGAACGGCATTTCTGAAATTGGCGAGTCAAGGCTGGAGAACATATCGAGGATTAAAGGCTCTGGAATGAAGGCCGATTACCTCCTGCTCAGACTTCCTGAACAGGCTAGATTCAGGGAAGTAGTGGAGCTAGTAGACACGGTTCTGATAGGGAATTTGGAGACTTTGGTCAGACTCAATGAAGTATCGACTGAAAGCGGCAAAGATTTGAAATTCATATATATGATCGATACCGGAGACCTCAGAGAGGGAGTCATGTATTACGAGGCTGAGGCAATTCTTATGAAGGCATTCGAGATTGCCGGAACGAATCTCGATGGAATTGGGACAAACCTCGGGTGTTTCGGCGGAGTGATAGCCTCTCCCGCCAAATTCGAGATACTTTTAGACCTGGGAGAGTCGCTTAGAAAGGCAACCGGATACTCCATGAGGAGATACTCAGCAGGAAACACCGCTTCGCTTCCTCTTCTCGAAGATGGAACGCTTCCCAGAGGCATAAATCACTTCAGATTGGGTGAATCTATCATGTGTGGAACAGATGTCACTAACAACCGAAGAGTTCCGGGAACCCTACAGAACACATTCACTCTCGTAGGAGAGATTATTGAACTTGCAGAGAAGCCTTCCATACCAATTGGCGATATCGGTCATGATGCCTTTGGTCGGGTTCCAAGGTTCGTAGATAAAGGGAAGAGAATGAAGGCAATACTTGATCTTGGTGAACAAGATGTGGTTCCCTCCGGATTGACACCTTTGGTAAGTGGATGTGAAATAATCCATGCTTCGAGCGACCATCTGATAGTGGATGTAACCGATTCCGAGAAGTCCTTTGCTGTTGGTGACTCGATTCCCTTCAGAATGTCTTACGGAGCTC is a genomic window containing:
- a CDS encoding alanine/ornithine racemase family PLP-dependent enzyme translates to MAFVEVMRDSIAENVRRIRELAKNSGVEIAGVTKVVCGDPSIVDVLLKNGISEIGESRLENISRIKGSGMKADYLLLRLPEQARFREVVELVDTVLIGNLETLVRLNEVSTESGKDLKFIYMIDTGDLREGVMYYEAEAILMKAFEIAGTNLDGIGTNLGCFGGVIASPAKFEILLDLGESLRKATGYSMRRYSAGNTASLPLLEDGTLPRGINHFRLGESIMCGTDVTNNRRVPGTLQNTFTLVGEIIELAEKPSIPIGDIGHDAFGRVPRFVDKGKRMKAILDLGEQDVVPSGLTPLVSGCEIIHASSDHLIVDVTDSEKSFAVGDSIPFRMSYGALLRVMTSPYVRKVYL